One region of Pagrus major chromosome 7, Pma_NU_1.0 genomic DNA includes:
- the bin2a gene encoding bridging integrator 2a: MAESTSPKGSSGDFAKKVQRQLSRGKEKVLQKLGKADESRDEQFEHSLRQFNDQQTDGNRMHKDLRNYINAVRDMREASRRISQSLFDSYESTWAGEEDLGGIVEGEDLLWNDYEVKLLDQAVRNMETYVSQFPDVREKIAKRGRKLVDYDSTRHHLEALQTAKKRDDVKINKADEEMKVAKSVYEGINNELKEELPVLFESRIGCYISVFSAVSNLREIFYKEMSSLNGDLQNVLKELQAQHPDKVFEVRGLQRYGSLRRRTLMSPKAWKSSFSEFHRSYSPKTGQRFSFRSPDKPRHSTLSRDSSTYAVSSQSSIVESPTSESGDLDAGLSHSEITGSSAEEEAAAGAAGKESGGDSNQVEEEKEEESEPPAESDNKGDGEKAPSESSSELNISCDSVSLDLQLSAADGPLHIEERDDSPVDLNTSKPNGLENGEVSGMKDLSISNKDAPAEKSPDSKSTTV; the protein is encoded by the exons ATGGCCGAGAGCACGAGTCCCAAAGGCAGCTCGGGTGACTTTGCAAAAAAAGTCCAGAGGCAGCTGAGCAGAGgcaaagaaaag GTGCTGCAAAAGCTGGGAAAGGCCGACGAGAGCAGAGACGAACAATTTGAACATTCTCTCCGACAGTTTAACGACCAGCAG ACTGATGGGAACAGAATGCACAAAGACCTGAGGAACTACATCAACGCAGTAAGAG ACATGCGTGAAGCCTCAAGACGAATCTCCCAGTCTCTGTTTGATTCTTATGAATCTACCTGGGCTGGAGAGGAAGACTTAGGAGGCATCGTCGAG GGGGAGGACCTCCTGTGGAACGACTACGAGGTGAAGCTATTAGACCAGGCGGTACGCAACATGGAGACCTATGTGAGCCAATTCCCAGATGTCAGG GAGAAAATAGCCAAAAGGGGAAGAAAACTAGTGGACTACGACTCTACCCGTCACCACCTGGAGGCACTGCAGACTGCAAAGAAGAGGGATGATGTCAAGATAAACAAG GCAGATGAGGAGATGAAGGTTGCCAAAAGTGTCTATGAAGGCATCAACAATGAATTAAAAGAAGAGCTGCCTGTGCTTTTTGAAAG ccGTATTGGATGCTACATTTCAGTCTTCTCAGCTGTATCAAACCTACGAGAAATCTTCTATAAGGAGATGAGCTCG CTCAATGGGGATCTGCAGAACGTGTTAAAGGAGCTGCAGGCTCAGCATCCCGACAAAGTGTTTGAAGTTCGGGGACTGCAACG GTATGGCTCCCTGAGGAGACGAACTCTGATGTCTCCTAAGGCCTGGAAAAGCAGCTTTTCTGAGTTTCACCGGAGCTACAGTCCTAAAACTGGCCAGAGGTTCAGCTTCAGGTCCCCGGACAAACCTCGCCACAGCACTCTGTCCAGAGACAGCAGCACCTATGCAGTCTCCTCACAATCCTCTATCGTGGAGAGCCCCACCTCCGAGTCCGGGGACCTGGACGCAGGATTGAGCCACAGTGAGATCACCGGCTCATCCGCAGAGGAAGAAGCTGCAGCGGGGGCGGCTGGAAAGGAGTCGGGAGGAGACAGCAATCaggtggaagaggagaaggaagaagagtCTGAGCCTCCTGCAGAGTCTGATAACAAGGGAGACGGGGAGAAAGCTCCAAGTGAGAGCAGCTCTGAACTGAACATCTCGTGTGATTCAGTGAGTTTGGACCTCCAGCTGTCTGCAGCGGACGGCCCGCTGCACATCGAAGAAAGAGACGACAGCCCGGTAGACCTCAACACTTCCAAACCAAATGGACTGGAGAATGGAGAAGTTTCTGGGATGAAGGACCTCAGCatttctaacaag GATGCTCCTGCAGAAAAATCTCCAGACTCAAAAAGCACAACAGTTTAA